From a region of the Macadamia integrifolia cultivar HAES 741 unplaced genomic scaffold, SCU_Mint_v3 scaffold3608, whole genome shotgun sequence genome:
- the LOC122068236 gene encoding ctenidin-1-like, giving the protein MERDIYLFFQEMHVKELQELKPRPFWGKALMPEKGELEECGSSGGGGHGGSAGGGRGGGCGCGGDGGGVDVMGGSGDGGCRGFYGGDFGNASGGAMYVTMAMAIVVVAVLWSGSGGGGRGGGYGDGNCGSSGGRGSGGSGGGGCGCDCGGDGSIVFLRT; this is encoded by the exons ATGGAAAGAGATATCTACTTGTTCTTTCAAGAGATGCATGTGAAAGAATTGCAAGAACTGAAGCCCAGACCATTTTGGGGAAAAGCGCTTATGCCCGAGAAAGGAGAGCTAGAGGAATGCGG tagtagtggtggtggtggtcatGGTGGCAGCGCAGGTGGGGGCAGAGgtggtggttgtggttgtggtggaGATGGTGGTGGTGTGGATGTGATGGGAGGTAGTGGTGATGGGGGTTGTAGAGGTTTTTATGGTGGCGACTTTGGCAATGCAAGTGGTGGTGCTATGTATGTGACGATGGCTATGGCAATAGTGGTGGTGGCAGTGTTGTGGAG CGGTAGTGGTGGTGGGGGTCGTGGTGGTGGCTATGGGGATGGAAATTGTGGTAGTAGTGGTGGCAGAGGtagtggtggcagtggtggtggtggttgtggttgtgATTGTGGTGGCGACGGCAGTATAGTGTTTTTGAGAACCTG